Proteins co-encoded in one Anaerolineae bacterium genomic window:
- a CDS encoding serine/threonine-protein phosphatase → MVIVARGLELHVAVAKVAKYAVSESGDTVEVIERPHGGLSLVLADGQSSGQAAKLISNIAARKIISLLADGVRDGAAARAAHDYLRTLRQGKVSAEISIASVDLTTGTLVISRNTQCPAVIIRRAPAGECAVTLLDDPSEPIGIHPRTKPVISEIQLEAGLYALLFSDGLLAAGRRKGQSLDIPAFACAHLRQDSASAETLAEALISEAISLDDGRPADDISAAVLAVYPHAGALQIRKMSVRFPF, encoded by the coding sequence ATGGTGATTGTGGCGCGCGGCCTGGAACTGCACGTCGCGGTTGCCAAAGTGGCGAAGTACGCCGTCAGCGAAAGCGGAGACACGGTCGAGGTCATCGAGCGTCCGCACGGCGGGCTTTCCCTGGTGCTGGCCGATGGGCAGAGCAGTGGCCAGGCGGCCAAGCTCATCAGCAATATCGCCGCCCGTAAAATCATCTCCCTGCTGGCGGATGGTGTGCGGGACGGGGCGGCGGCGCGTGCGGCCCATGATTACCTGCGCACTCTGCGGCAGGGGAAGGTCTCCGCTGAGATCAGCATCGCCTCGGTGGATTTGACCACCGGCACGCTGGTTATTTCGCGCAACACGCAGTGCCCGGCGGTCATCATCCGGCGCGCGCCGGCCGGCGAGTGCGCGGTGACCCTGCTGGATGATCCCAGCGAGCCGATCGGCATCCATCCCCGCACCAAGCCGGTCATCAGTGAGATTCAGCTCGAGGCAGGTCTGTATGCCCTGCTGTTCAGCGACGGCCTGCTGGCCGCCGGCCGGCGGAAAGGCCAATCCCTCGATATCCCCGCTTTCGCCTGCGCCCATCTGCGCCAGGATTCTGCCAGCGCCGAAACCCTGGCCGAGGCGCTCATCTCCGAGGCCATCTCCCTGGACGACGGCCGGCCGGCGGATGACATCAGCGCGGCGGTACTGGCCGTGTACCCCCATGCCGGCGCCCTACAAATCCGCAAAATGAGCGTGCGCTTCCCATTTTGA